The DNA region TCTGTAAACATAACATTTGATATAATTGCTGACGTGATCCATTATGATTGAGTAGTACAAAAAAGTATTGTCAATGTTTGACCTATGTAAAAATTATGTTGCTTTGATCACAATAAATTAAGgcaataatagtaaaaaaaaaagttagtgaaaaaaaattgtatccctATCAGTTGCTATAATTACAATTATACTAAGTTGCCCTGATGCAGCTGCTGCTGGGCAGCAGCAGCTGGGCATGCCCAGCAGCAGcagaaaaattttaacaaaaaggaTTTTGAAAAAACCTCGTCTTTATAAATTTCTCATATACTATTGGGTGTTTGGTGATCAAATCAATGAATTTAACTTACAATTTCACATGATGGATACAATatagttaaaattgaaaaatacattgaaaaaattgaagttaaGAAGATAAAATGCATGAGTTCCTTGGTCATGATagagaaaatatgaaaacaatATGCTTAGGAGATTTGAAGAAAACTTGTATGCTCACAAAACTTACTATAACCGCTAAAAATGACTTCATCTCCATCTTCTAGGAATTTTCGAGTTGTCCCATTTAAGGACAGTGGTTTTTGTCCATTCCATGTCAACTCTAGCAAGCATCCATAAGATTCTGGCTCCTGttcagaaatacaagtggtGGCTGAACTTCAATTGAACAACACAGAAATTATACATTTCTAACTTAAATTACACAAttatacaaaaaacaaaatgagcACGGTTCCAGAAGTACAACCAtgtgaaatgaaaataaaataaattataataagtgAGATGAAACCATACAGGTCCGCTGATGGTCCTAGTTCCAAGGAGATCACCAGGCCTTAAGTTGCAACCATTAATGGTATGGTGTGCAAGCTGCTGAGTCAGTGTCCAATATCTGCAACACAAAAATCTAAGATATACAACAGAAGCACCAAACTCATAATACACACAatgacacaaacacaaaataataaaatagaactCTTCTTTATTTAGATTCATATAGGTTttcatatatatagatatagaatacccaaaagaaaaacatattgaTATATAAGTATTTTCAAGCCTTCTGTTTAATTGGAGTTGTGAACATTCTGTTAACAATATGAGGGGCTTATGATGCGCCCAGGAGAGTAATTTTCTGAGccctttgaaaaattaaaatcatcCTCCCCATTGGAAAATTACATCAATCATAGAAGacttttttgttcttgttgaaTAAGTCtgaaaattttagtattaattTTGTTCAAAAGAGTCAATCTGTTTACCCAAAGTCTAGTCTAATGGGCATTTACTATTTAGTGTACTATGAATGGAATCATATTCCCATCCTTGAATTTCCTTCGTCTTCTTTTTTTAGATGAACGATGGAACATCCTTGAATTTCCTAAAAGTTTGTAGAAATGAAGTTGGGAATGAGTAGGGTCCTtctcctttttgtttctttttgtattcataaaatttataattatttttaaacaaaaggtGATTCTAGAATGCCCCCACAAtcaaaacaagaataaaaagatAGAAACATCACTTAGAACAAAATGTTTTGGCACTAGTAAGGGAAGGTGGTAACTGAACAAATATAATTGTAGAAAAGAGaacgtttctttttttttttttttgagaaaaaaaaaaaaaggttagaagCCAATTGTAGCAGCCCTTAACAGTCTTCGGACTAAACCTTATTTTTGTAAAGCATAAGAAGCACCATTGCTTCATTAGTAGGGAAAGAGCTCGAATTCAGGACCTACAAAAAAGGAAAACGGGCTACATAGTCTACATTTCTATTACATTGATCACATATATGCAGCTAttccaccaaaaataaaaataataaacaaagaaaagaaaccgCAATTCAAATATGAAAAGGAACTTTTTTTTGTAAAGCAAAAGATGCATAAaggtttttatcaaaaaaaaaaaagatgtataaaggagaaaataaaagaataaaaaaagaccaCTTCACCTACAAGGGAAGTTATGGCATGTTTGGTTAATTTCCCCCAACTTCAATGGCAACTCTATTGGCCCAATCGAACTGGATTCTCTTGCTGACCGTTGTTTCTTGGCTTTTTCCTCATCTCCTataaacaacacaacacaacacaacccCAAAATCCAAAACAGCCTAAAACCCCTTTTCTTCACCCTCACCCTCTCTCTCAAATCCCATCCATCAATGGCGGCTTCGTTGATTCTCTATCTTATCTTTCTCGGTTTAGGCAGATGGAGGAGGGGTTTctgatttagggtttttttgcGTCTGATTTAGGAATGATTTAGggaaggttttatttttatttttattttttttatctttatactAAACGCAGAAGCCGCGTTTgattaaacgcagctccagacatGTTGAAGCTGCGTTTGATTATACGCAGCTTCAACatgtctggagctgcgttttttaaatgcggctccagaaaaaaaaaaaaaaaagaaatccctgtagccgcgtttcaaaaaacGCGGCTGAAATTCTACCTGCCAAACGCAGCCTCAACACCAAAGAACGCGGCTTCAgtgcgggtctatagccgcgtttagtaAACGCGGCTATACATGTTtcctggagctgcgtttttgTAAAACGCGGTTCAAAACCCCTGActgtagctgcgttttacaaAAATGCGGCCCAAaagcgcgttttttgtagtgaaataAATTTTATCTAATTATAGTAGATAAagattgatttaattttttttttcttgtaaagcCACATTTATTATATGGCTTGATAttgaataatataatatgaggagactgaaaaatattatggaaaaagttaacaaatttCCTAGAGGCAAGAGCattgatttagaaaatatttttaaaaacattttatgataaaagaaaaaaaattgattttttaatatttttcataaagttggtattaaaattttcttaaaattgtcaattaacAAATACTTTAAAGACATCTATTAACCAAGCACAAATATTATTAGTGGATGGAGTTTCAGTTTGAAGGCCTAGACTCCTTTTAAGAAGtctattttatcaaatttatgGGTCTTGGTTCTCTAATTGtgtacaaaatttgatatattaaatCCAGTTGTGCAATTTACTTTCATGTAGATTCTTCACTACtaattatgaaaattgtttgTGGTTTCAATTAtcttaagtatatatatgtgtgtgggattcaaaaaaaaaaaagagaaagaaaagaaaagtatatatatgtgtgtgtgtatgaaaaGTGTTTTATCCATAGACCATTTGGTATTGTATTAATTAAACATGGACCTTATATTGAAAATAGGGGCCAAGcacatttttaatatatttacaagagtaattcttaggtactcccagaGCACGGAGAAttgtactccctcctctcacattcatggtggggtctgctcattaaattcatgatggggtccaccatgaatgtgagaggagggagcaccatttcactatattccgaaactacctaagaattttcctattTACAAATGGGGGTCTTTAATTGTAGACGAAAAATAATTCTGCTTAAAAACTCGGCAAACTCAAACCATTGTAAGGTGAAAATTAACAGAAGCTCATAAATTAACGTCatgatttgatgaaaaataaTGCTGCTTAAGCAAATTACTCCTATACAAAAACATACATTCACACAGAGTCTAGACGAGAGCAGAGTAAGCAAATTGACAATTGCATTGCCAAACCAGATTTGACATTtagaacaaaacaaagcaaaacagcATTAATCTGGCAACTCCACAAAATTCAGACAATTCATAATTCATAGTAGTACTTCATCTAGACTTCCTGTTTCAACATGGGGAGAAAAACATCCGTCAGAGCGTTCTTCGATTGCAGAGAAATCCTGAGCAGTTTCAAACCCTAACAATAAACCAAATACAGGAGCAAAATAGTTATTTTACTGCTATCTAGTAAAAGCAAAAGTAGCAATTTCATATTAAAGgataattattgatttatagttattttgtatataattttaaacatttatttagtgtataatataaatattacaaaaacAGTGGAATGTAAATctataattttcttattaaaaaaccACTAACATAGAAAGATCCCTCAGCTAAAAAATCTCAAGTCATGCATTATGCATACACAGAAAGTGAAGAAATTAAGGACTGAGATACCTCATCCATGCCAAAATCGACCACTTTCTCCTCAAGATCCCCGTCTTCCTTGAGATGAAACTTGTTAAGCAGAGTGATTACAGAAATTGTGGACAAGGGTTTCACCTCCAGATCATTCATCACCAGGTATGGACCATCTTTCACTCCATTGAGTGGGCAATATTTCAGATCGGACCTCATGTACGACTGACACGATGGACATTTTCTAAGGTAGATATCGGAAAAGTAATATTTACATTCACACAAATAGAATTTCCTATCATTTGATGACAGAATGTTTGAAAATTGGAGAAGCTCCAGACGAGAGTTCTTCTCGTTGCGGTCAAGGTAAGCAGGACTTAAATTTATAATGCTGTCTTGAACGTTTCCCAAGCTGCCAACCATTATTTCTTGTTTGAGAAGAGGAATGAGAGTTCCAACTGGTTGGAAGAGAATGTTAAAGAGGAAGTCGATGAATTCCTTGCCTGCTTCGGCGAAGAGAACTTGGTTACTCCTTTTGTCTATGAAGAGCTTCAAGCTCACTTTGGAAGGTGCCATAGCTGTTTGCGTTTTCGCTGATTATGAAAATTTGATGTGGCTGTGTTGATAAGGGCAATGACACTTCACACATGGGGAAGAGGAATGGTCAAAATAATGGAAAATTGGGTAAAAGTTCATTGAGATGAATGCGTAGGAGGAAGGCAGCAACTAGGGGTGTCCATGTCTtattcccttttatttttacctGAATGTAAGACACctaatatttatttgatttttaaatgttACATGTCTTATATTTAAAtcaaaatgtgagaaaatgattTTATTGCAATAGATATAAGCTTTTTCATATGAACTATtgctttattttccttttgacaaagagaaaaagaaaattccccGCTAGATCCTCAACTAGAGATTAAAGAAAGGGTACGACGcttattactttttctttacaaaagtaaaagaaatgAAGTTTTCAGAATATGAAAATCTTTTTCGTACATAATTGCTTTAGCAAACGAAATCTAGGagaagttttaaagaaaaaaagaaaaagaaaaagaaaagctaagagataattacaattAGAACTTTTCGTCAGTCCTCAATTCATGGCcgtatggagagagagagagagagagagagagagagagagagagagagagagagagagagagagagagagagagagagagagagagaatttgtgGAGACCTTTAGGAAGGCGTATAAGATGCtaaagttgtgttttttttttttttttcttttgtgaagTAGTATCtgttatagtatttttttttattcaatctttaATTACACACTAGTATTTAATGGTATATAATGTCTGTATAGATAATAAAATGTCAAGAAAGTATTTTAAGATATTTGACTAAAACATAATGTAATTCCACCACCGTACCATACCATACCAAAATGAAGAAGATAGATTTAGGATTATCCTCATGTTATCACTAAATAAATTTAGTTGACTCCAATTTAATAAACAAGAGGAAGTCGAGTGAATATCATGAATTCCTTGTCAGCTTCAGCGTAAAGGACTAGCTGACTCCTATAGTCTATATATAAATAGTTTCAGGCTTACCTTTGAAGTGGGCCAAGTGGCAGCCATCTTTTGTGATCGTCTGGAAATCATATATTTTAGCAGGACAATTGGAATGGATTCTCTATCTCTAGTGTCTTCTTTGGCTTGGTTGTCACATTTTTATATGGAATTCAATCTGGGCAGTGCCTTAATTCTTTAGCTACCCTTTTCATTGGCATTCGTGATTCATGAACCTAGGGGAATTGgaatggttaaattttttttttttttttggtaaacaaaaaTGGGGGATTTATGGTTGTATTACACCCCGGACAGGGCGCCAggcattcttttgtttttttgcctGTGCAGGGTTTTAACTCCGCTAAGGATGCCCACTAACAGAAGCTCGCTGGTAGTGGGAATGGTTAAATTAAGCATTTACTGTTTACGCCAAGTTAATTTTAGTAAGCAAGAAATATAGAAATCATTCATTCTTCAACCTCTAGAATTGTCTCTGCTCCTCAATCATCTTCGACCTCTCTGTTTTTCTATCTTCTTTTAATCTTTATCCTCTTGTCTCTTGAATGTCTttgtatcatatatatatatatatggcaaaAATGTTTACAGCACCTGACATATAAGTGCAAACCATACATCTTTGATTATCATTCCCGACTGGAGAATCCTCTTCTGTGACGTACGAGTTGTTTGCTAACTCAAACATGGACATATCTGTTTAAAAATGAGTTGGATATAGTGCTGATACATATCTGTTTACATATACTTGCATCACATTTATGATGATACATAATGCTTCTTAATCAAGATTCCAatacaacacacacacagatagaGAGAGAGCATATTGCCCTTTACATTGCCATGCACACCCGATTTAACAGACATTTAAAACACACATgcaacggaaaaaaaaaaaaaacagaaagaaataagaaagattaaaaaaaaaacattttggcATGGCATACAACTCTTGCACCTAGATCTTTTACTGGACTTCTGTTTCAACTTTCACCGTTGGGAGGAAGACATCAGTTAAAACACTCTTTGACTGCAGAGAAGCCTTGAGTAATTTCACTCCCTAGCAACAAACCACGGAAATTAATGagcaaaaattattaattactcTTAAATTTGTGAAATACCAATTCTTTACTTGAGATTGACATATTTCAAAGGTATGAAGAAGatctttatttcaaatttacaCTTTCACAATATGACATTTCTTTGTAACTTCTTTCCCCCCCTCTTTTAAAAGATGAACAAGTGACCTTAAGGGAAAGAGAGGGGATGCAATATTCtatttctcaatataaaattagaattaaatgaaagtatttgaaatttgaagggCAATTATTAGTTTACATGAATGGTACAATGTAAAATATACATTGTAGACCAAAAATGTGGTAAATGTTAGCACTTTCTCTCAAAGTGGCAAATGTTTTGCCTGCAATGTATACTTTACATGGTACTAttcatataaattaataattttctttgaaaatattGACTACATAGTTGTAGTAATCTACCATACAAGGGGAAGATGAAATGAGAATTGAGTCAATTGACATGCAACAAATGTAAGTGCCAGTTGAAAGAATTAACTTTTGATAATGAGGAAGTCTAGAATTATAATAAAATCTCACAACATTGAAATATGGCCTTGGGATTGGGACAATCAGCAAtcaattccaattccaattctAAATTTCCTTATATAATGGTTTAGGAATTAAGAgttcgtttggatagaacttattgctgaaaactgaaaactgaaaactgaaaatactgtacaaaaataattttttaatgtgtaaaaattactgttcatcccaaaagtactgttcattggcctaaaatcactgttcatggccaatgaacagtgacatgcgcgtggaaaaaaaaaaaaaaaaaaaaactggccagacgtggacgcagcctcctatccaaacgcattctaaGACTCAAATAGATTCAACTAATACCTCGATTTGAGCATtttattttgctacaaatttttttcaccTTAACGAacgaacgaaaaaaaaaaaa from Castanea sativa cultivar Marrone di Chiusa Pesio chromosome 6, ASM4071231v1 includes:
- the LOC142641269 gene encoding uncharacterized protein LOC142641269, which encodes MAPSKVSLKLFIDKRSNQVLFAEAGKEFIDFLFNILFQPVGTLIPLLKQEIMVGSLGNVQDSIINLSPAYLDRNEKNSRLELLQFSNILSSNDRKFYLCECKYYFSDIYLRKCPSCQSYMRSDLKYCPLNGVKDGPYLVMNDLEVKPLSTISVITLLNKFHLKEDGDLEEKVVDFGMDEGLKLLRISLQSKNALTDVFLPMLKQEV